A part of Amphiprion ocellaris isolate individual 3 ecotype Okinawa chromosome 16, ASM2253959v1, whole genome shotgun sequence genomic DNA contains:
- the LOC111577442 gene encoding peroxisomal N(1)-acetyl-spermine/spermidine oxidase-like: MAAKDPKILIIGCGISGISAALRLFKAGFRHVRILEATENTGGRIKTAKLGNTITEIGATYIHGPSEENPLFCLARDYGLLDPQALTPENQTMDVYEYPPWVGNWFSSSGQKLSAESMDPALEMFLELMYDTNPSEIDKECASVGHFIRSQAQLRTAEKWKDKDETTRQLLLCALSTMLKFECCASATPSMDEIDLAGFSVYKDLKGVDCTFPSGYESLIQNLMSELPADLVTYNCPVRCVHWNGKESGENTVTVECADGKRIAADHVIVTVPLGYLKKHHSTLFCPPLPAHKLHSIQKIGFGTTDKIYVEFESPWWDADCEVIYLVWKDEEDISDRVSDISKSWIRKISVFTVIKPSESHILCGWISGHEAEYMERLPEHEVRRSITEFVHTFTGNSAITPKRILCSRWFSDPWTCGSYCHLAIGCSAQDLENMMEPLPAKGDKSQPLQVLFAGEATHPCYYSSVHGALLTGWREADRLITHYSSVSPCGDSNQKL, encoded by the exons ATGGCGGCTAAAGACCCAAAGATACTTATAATAGGATGCGGAATTTCAGGTATATCAGCGGCTCTCAGGCTCTTTAAAGCTGGGTTTCGTCATGTGCGGATACTTGAAGCGACTGAAAACACCGGTGGACGAATTAAAACGGCCAAACTGG GTAATACCATTACAGAGATAGGTGCGACTTACATCCACGGTCCGTCCGAGGAGAACCCATTGTTTTGTCTGGCTCGCGACTACGGCCTCCTGGATCCACAGGCCCTCACCCCAGAGAACCAAACCATGGATGTTTATGAATATCCTCCCTGGGTTGGCAACTGGTTCAGCAGTTCAG GTCAGAAGCTGAGTGCTGAAAGCATGGATCCTGCTCTGGAGATGTTTCTTGAGCTGATGTATGATACTAATCCGTCTGAGATTGACAAAGAATGTGCCAGTGTTGGACATTTCATACGATCACAG GCTCAGCTACGGACTGCAGAGAAGTGGAAAGATAAGGATGAAACCACAAGGCAGCTGCTACTGTGTGCACTCAGCACCATGTTGAAATTTGAATGTTGTGCAAGTGCGACTCCCTCCATGGATGAGATAGACCTGGCAGGATTTTCAGTGTACAAGGATCTAAAGGGAGTGGACTGCACATTCCCAAG TGGCTATGAAAGCCTAATCCAGAACTTGATGTCGGAGCTTCCCGCTGATTTAGTGACCTACAATTGTCCTGTGCGCTGTGTCCACTGGAATGGCAAAGAGAGCGGAGAAAATACTGTGACAGTCGAGTGTGCTGATGGGAAGAGGATTGCTGCTGATCATGTTATTGTCACAGTGCCTCTAG GATACCTTAAGAAGCACCATTCAACCCTGTTCTGTCCTCCTCTCCCGGCCCACAAACTCCACTCAATCCAAAAAATAGGATTTGGAACCACGGACAAAATATACGTCGAGTTTGAATCTCCGTGGTGGGATGCTGACTGTGAGGTCATCTACCTGGTGTGGAAAGATGAG GAGGATATTTCAGATCGTGTGTCTGATATAAGCAAATCCTGGATCAGAAAGATATCTGTGTTCACTGTAATCAAACCTTCTGAAAG CCACATTCTCTGCGGCTGGATTTCTGGGCATGAGGCCGAGTATATGGAGAGACTTCCTGAGCACGAAGTCAGGCGTTCCATCACCGAGTTCGTCCATACATTCACAG gaaACTCTGCCATCACACCAAAGAGAATCCTGTGCTCCCGCTGGTTCAGTGATCCCTGGACATGTGGATCCTACTGTCACCTAGCAATAGGCTGTTCAGCACAGGACCTGGAGAACATGATGGAGCCTCTGCCTGCAAAGGGAGACAAGTCACAG CCCCTGCAGGTGCTGTTTGCTGGAGAGGCGACTCATCCCTGCTACTACTCCAGCGTCCATGGAGCACTGCTGACTGGGTGGAGAGAAGCTGATAGGCTCATCACTCACTACTCCTCTGTCAGTCCTTGTGGCGACTCAAATCAGAAGCTTTAA
- the LOC111577441 gene encoding peroxisomal N(1)-acetyl-spermine/spermidine oxidase, giving the protein MARSVNTKIVIIGCGISGISAAHRLVKAGFNDVRILEATSRSGGRIKTGRLGNKIVEIGANWIHGPCEENPVFCLARQYRLLDPEALTPENQAMDIGGHPPWTPNFFGSSGGKLNAEDIYPAQQMFLELLNESSEFQGQKGEPWSCVGDFIRSEVQQRAEEQWKDIDATSRSLRLCVISNMLKVECCVNGAHSMDEVSLGAFGLYKTLPGNDCTFPGGYEGLIKNLMSELPSGLVTYNRPVRCVHWNNTEERGNPVMVECDDGERIAADHVICTVPLGYLRKHHSTLFHPPLPLHKLCSVQRLGFGTNNKIFVEFDAPWWDADCEIIYLVWEDEDAMVDEVPDVQRSWIKKLFGFTVLKPTERYGHVLCGWIAGHESEYMETLSEQEVTQAVTQLVRRFTGNPTVTPKRVFRSQWFHDPWTCGSYTHPGKGCSEQDLDNMMEPLPSKGSQSQPLQVLFAGEATHPCYFSTVHGAVLTGWREADRLISHYSSVRPFELRKSKL; this is encoded by the exons ATGGCCAGGAGTGTGAACACTAAAATAGTCATAATAGGATGCGGAATATCAGGAATATCAGCGGCTCACAGGCTCGTTAAAGCTGGATTCAATGATGTGCGGATACTTGAGGCGACTTCAAGAAGCGGAGGAAGAATAAAAACAGGCAGACTGG GTAATAAGATTGTTGAGATTGGGGCAAATTGGATCCATGGACCATGTGAGGAGAACCCAGTGTTTTGTCTTGCCCGTCAGTACAGACTTCTGGATCCAGAAGCCCTGACCCCAGAGAACCAGGCCATGGACATCGGAGGACATCCCCCCTGGACTCCAAATTTTTTCGGCAGTTCAG GTGGGAAGCTGAATGCTGAGGACATCTATCCTGCTCAGCAGATGTTTCTTGAGCTGCTGAATGAAAGCTCAGAATTTCAGGGTCAAAAGGGAGAACCCTGGTCCTGTGTGGGAGACTTCATACGGTCAGAG GTGCAACAACGAGCTGAGGAACAGTGGAAAGACATTGATGCAACCTCCAGATCTCTGCGACTGTGTGTGATCAGTAACATGTTGAAGGTGGAGTGTTGTGTGAATGGGGCTCACAGCATGGACGAGGTGAGTCTGGGGGCCTTTGGCCTCTACAAGACTCTACCTGGAAATGACTGCACATTCCCAGG TGGTTATGAAGGTCTAATCAAAAACTTGATGTCGGAGCTCCCCAGTGGTTTAGTGACCTACAATCGGCCTGTGCGCTGTGTCCACTGGAAcaacacagaggagagaggaaaccCTGTCATGGTTGAGTGTGATGATGGGGAAAGGATTGCCGCTGATCATGTTATTTGCACTGTACCTCTAG GATACCTAAGGAAGCACCATTCAACCCTGTTCCACCCTCCTCTACCTCTACACAAGCTGTGCTCCGTCCAGAGGCTGGGTTTTGGAaccaacaataaaatatttgtgGAGTTTGATGCACCTTGGTGGGATGCTGACTGTGAGATCATCTATCTCGTGTGGGAAGATGAG GATGCTATGGTGGATGAGGTGCCAGATGTACAGAGATCCTGGATAAAGAAGTTGTTTGGCTTCACTGTACTCAAACCCACTGAAAG GTATGGCCATGTTCTCTGTGGCTGGATTGCTGGGCATGAGTCAGAGTATATGGAGACACTGAGTGAACAGGAGGTCACACAAGCAGTCACACAACTTGTTCGCAGGTTTACAG GAAACCCGACCGTCACTCCAAAGAGAGTCTTCCGCTCCCAGTGGTTTCATGACCCCTGGACATGTGGGTCCTACACTCACCCTGGAAAAGGCTGTTCAGAGCAGGACCTGGACAACATGATGGAGCCCCTGCCTTCGAAAGGATCGCAGTCACAA CCCCTACAGGTGCTGTTTGCTGGAGAGGCGACTCATCCCTGCTACTTTTCAACCGTCCATGGAGCTGTTCTCACTGGCTGGAGAGAAGCTGATAGACTCATCTCTCACTACTCCTCCGTTCGTCCATTCGAGCTTCGCAAGTCAAAGCTTTAA
- the mtg1 gene encoding mitochondrial ribosome-associated GTPase 1 has product MRLHQVLRNVDKFRTVFDFGGRDVAHWFPGHMAKGLRQMRANLKKVDCIIEIHDARIPFSGRNPVFQDTLNVRPHLLILNKVDLTDLSNKQRILKTLEKNGVKNVLFTDCLKQRDDNIKKLVPMVMEIIERQPRYNREENIDYCLMVIGVPNVGKSSLINSLRRTNLKKGRASRVGGEPGITKAVLTRIQVCERPRMYLLDTPGVLPPRIENVETGMKLALCGTILDHLVGEDIIADYLLYSLNRLGKFSYVEKYDLQEPSDDIQHVLKRIAVKLGKTQRVKAITGVGNITITIPNYTAAAYDFIRAFRKGELGQVMLD; this is encoded by the exons ATGAGGCTGCACCAGGTTCTCCGTAACGTCGACAAGTTCAGGACCGTGTTCGACTTCGGAGGACGGGATGTGGCTCACTGGTTCCCCGGACACATGGCTAAAG GACTCAGACAGATGAGAGCCAACCTCAAGAAAGTGGACTGTATCATAGAAATCCATGATGCCCGG ATCCCCTTCTCTGGGAGAAACCCTGTGTTTCAGGACACACTGAACGTCAGACCACATCTGCTAATTCTCAACAAGGTGGACCTCACTGATCTGTCCAATAAGCAG AGGATCCTAAAGACGCTAGAAAAAAATGGGGTGAAGAATGTTCTCTTCACGGACTGTTTAAAGCAAAGAGATGACAACATCAAAAAG ttgGTGCCAATGGTGATGGAAATTATTGAGAGGCAACCACGCTACAACAGAGAGGAG AATATAGATTACTGCCTGATGGTGATCGGAGTGCCAAATGTAGGGAAGTCATCTCTTATAAACTCACTGAGAAGAACAAACTTGAAAAAAG GTCGTGCGTCTCGAGTAGGTGGGGAGCCAGGAATCACTAAAGCTGTCCTGACCAGAATTCAG GTGTGTGAGCGACCAAGAATGTACCTGCTGGACACACCAGGAGTCCTACCTCCTAGGATTGAGAATGTTGAAACAGGCATGAAGTTGGCCTTATGTG GAACTATACTGGACCACTTAGTGGGTGAAGACATTATTGCTGACTACTTACTCTATTCTCTGAACAGGCTTGGAAAGTTCAG ttatgtggagaaatatgatctccaGGAGCCTAGTGATGACATCCAGCATGTCCTCAAACGCATTGCTGTAAAACTTGGAAAGACTCAGCGGGTCAAAGCTATTACTGGAGTGG GAAACATTACCATCACGATCCCAAACTACACGGCAGCAGCTTATGATTTTATAAGAGCCTTCAGGAAAGGAGAGCTGGGACAAGTGATGCTGGACTGA
- the sprn gene encoding shadow of prion protein: MSGMNQVVATCWTCLLLSAFLFEPVLSKGGRGGSRGSSRGSPSRSSSAGTYRGGGAYGGTRSRFRVAGRTSPVRVAAAAAAGAAVALSADKWYASAYRRSNADDSEEELDYYNRTNYFDALMSGSTQNGSLLSQVVSVIIASFSPKFGLLLDSLL, encoded by the coding sequence ATGTCAGGGATGAACCAGGTGGTGGCGACATGCTGGACTTGCCTCCTGCTCTCTGCCTTCCTGTTTGAACCCGTCCTGTCCAAAGGGGGCCGTGGAGGCTCCCGGGGCTCCTCTCGGGGCTCTCCGTCCCGCAGCTCCTCGGCGGGGACCTACCGGGGAGGAGGCGCCTACGGTGGGACGCGCTCTCGCTTCCGGGTGGCGGGGCGGACGTCCCCCGTGAGGGTGGCGGCCGCGGCGGCAGCGGGGGCCGCGGTGGCGCTAAGTGCGGATAAATGGTATGCGTCTGCGTACCGCCGCAGCAACGCAGACGACTCGGAGGAAGAGCTGGATTACTACAACAGGACCAATTACTTTGATGCGCTCATGTCCGGCTCCACTCAGAACGGATCTTTGCTCTCTCAAGTGGTTTCCGTCATTATTGCTTCAttttcccccaaatttggaCTCTTACTGGACAGTTTATTGTAG